Proteins from a single region of Pithys albifrons albifrons isolate INPA30051 chromosome 10, PitAlb_v1, whole genome shotgun sequence:
- the TMEM125 gene encoding transmembrane protein 125 gives MPELAELSSPRTPADADHIQRNILEEHVELWWFQDPKKSILCYGMAVVLILACGIGGIILLYSTSSRSGEWRLAVGTTLCLLALLVLLKQLLSSAIQDMNCIRSRDQIELLKSGGFSDCLVLLLSALVLLVCGVVLTILSTTTMQLSPARPLASMFTSGVILLTAGSAILLCLLLYLLCTSCRRAAPRSLDTGEIRVFTISGRLAANRRLPPTSSMANLI, from the coding sequence ATGCCAGAACTGGCAGAGCTAAGCAGCCCCCGCACCCCTGCAGATGCAGACCACATCCAGAGGAATATCTTGGAGGAGCATGTGGAGCTCTGGTGGTTCCAGGACCCCAAAAAGTCCATCCTGTGCTATGGAATGGCTGTGGTGCTGATCCTGGCCTGTGGGATCGGGGGCATCATCCTGCTGTATAGCACTAGCAGCCGGTCTGGAGAGTGGCGGCTGGCAGTGGGCACCACACTCTGCCTCCTGGCCctgcttgtgctgctgaagcagctgctgagctctgcaatCCAGGACATGAACTGCATCCGCAGCCGGGATCAGATCGAGCTCCTGAAGAGCGGGGGCTTCTCAGactgcctggtgctgctgttgAGTGCGCTGGTGCTGCTGGTCTGTGGGGTTGTGCTCACCATCCTCTCCACCACGACCATGCAGCTCAGCCCTGCGAGGCCACTGGCCAGCATGTTCACCAGTGGGGTCATCCTCCTGACTGCTGGCAGCGCCATtctcctctgcctgctgctctaTCTGCTCTGCACGTCCTGCCGTCGGGCTGCTCCTCGGAGCCTGGACACCGGTGAGATCCGTGTCTTCACCATCTCTGGCCGCCTTGCTGCAAACAGGCGGctccctcccacctccagcaTGGCCAACCTGATCTGA
- the C10H1orf210 gene encoding type III endosome membrane protein TEMP isoform X2 — translation MAPACLLGICSLLCAWAVVKGHPCSLDHQGWANCNGKSLQHAPSSLPRNITSLDLSFNSLVVPHHRTLLMHFPSLHSLNLSSNAMPVLSPAIFSNLGALHLLDLSSCSITYLHMDTFKGLGNLHTLLLGNNSLQELDVPFLLPLKALYHLDLQHNVLVSVDTWSLHLMETVPQVHLEGNPWVCDCNVHSLQQWLQRRKATTPPAGKGGRSWPYLVGFLVTAIGISILIALAAKCKLVHKNFTSYHHRPLPEISSIGGSPMEDSSSWDRGSCGSQSMPDAADLQAEDDDDGFIEDNYIQPSEQLPEKQERELRLSI, via the exons atggctcctgcctgcctgctcgGGATCTGCAGCCTCCTCTGTGCCTGGGCAGTGGTGAAGGGACACCCCTGCAGCCTTGACCACCAG ggctgggccaaCTGCAACGGGAAAAGCCTTCAGCATGCTCCAAGTTCCCTTCCAAGAAACATCACCAGTTTGGACCTCTCCTTCAACTCCTTGGTTGTGCCCCATCACAGGACTCTCTTGAtgcatttcccttccctgcactcTCTCAACCTCTCTAGTAATGCCAtgccagtgctgagtccagcaATCTTCTCCAACCTTGGCGCACTGCATCTACTGgacctgagcagctgcagcatcaccTACCTCCACATGGACACTTTCAAGGGCCTAGGAAACTTGCACACACTGCTCCTAGGAAACAACAGCTTGCAAGAGCTTGATGTCCCTTTCCTCCTGCCACTGAAGGCTCTTTACCACCTGGACCTGCAGCACAATGTGCTGGTCTCCGTGGACACTTGGAGCCTGCATCTGATGGAGACAGTCCCGCAGGTCCATCTGGAAGGGAACCCCTGGGTCTGTGACTGCAACGTGCACTCCCTGCAGCAGTGGCTCCAGCGCAGGAAAG ccaccacACCACCTGCcgggaagggaggaagaagcTGGCCATACTTGGTGGGCTTCCTGGTGACAGCAATTGGCATCTCCATCCTGATTGCATTGGCTGCCAAGTGCAAGCTCGTTCACAAGAACTTCACCAGCTACCACCACCGACCACTACCCGAAATCAGCTCCATTGGAGGCAGCCCCATGgaggacagcagcagctgggacaggggctcCTGCGGGAGCCAGTCCATGCCTGATGCTGCTGACCTGCAAgctgaggatgatgatgatggcttCATTGAGGACAACTATATCCAGCCcagtgagcagctgccagagaaaCAGGAGCGGGAGTTGCGTCTCTCCATCTGA
- the C10H1orf210 gene encoding type III endosome membrane protein TEMP isoform X1 gives MAPACLLGICSLLCAWAVVKGHPCSLDHQGWANCNGKSLQHAPSSLPRNITSLDLSFNSLVVPHHRTLLMHFPSLHSLNLSSNAMPVLSPAIFSNLGALHLLDLSSCSITYLHMDTFKGLGNLHTLLLGNNSLQELDVPFLLPLKALYHLDLQHNVLVSVDTWSLHLMETVPQVHLEGNPWVCDCNVHSLQQWLQRRKAMQVTCESPPGLQGQEIAALDSQNLGCQMKQRFPRALSTAQQITVTQNNTTTPPAGKGGRSWPYLVGFLVTAIGISILIALAAKCKLVHKNFTSYHHRPLPEISSIGGSPMEDSSSWDRGSCGSQSMPDAADLQAEDDDDGFIEDNYIQPSEQLPEKQERELRLSI, from the exons atggctcctgcctgcctgctcgGGATCTGCAGCCTCCTCTGTGCCTGGGCAGTGGTGAAGGGACACCCCTGCAGCCTTGACCACCAG ggctgggccaaCTGCAACGGGAAAAGCCTTCAGCATGCTCCAAGTTCCCTTCCAAGAAACATCACCAGTTTGGACCTCTCCTTCAACTCCTTGGTTGTGCCCCATCACAGGACTCTCTTGAtgcatttcccttccctgcactcTCTCAACCTCTCTAGTAATGCCAtgccagtgctgagtccagcaATCTTCTCCAACCTTGGCGCACTGCATCTACTGgacctgagcagctgcagcatcaccTACCTCCACATGGACACTTTCAAGGGCCTAGGAAACTTGCACACACTGCTCCTAGGAAACAACAGCTTGCAAGAGCTTGATGTCCCTTTCCTCCTGCCACTGAAGGCTCTTTACCACCTGGACCTGCAGCACAATGTGCTGGTCTCCGTGGACACTTGGAGCCTGCATCTGATGGAGACAGTCCCGCAGGTCCATCTGGAAGGGAACCCCTGGGTCTGTGACTGCAACGTGCACTCCCTGCAGCAGTGGCTCCAGCGCAGGAAAG CCATGCAGGTGACCTGTGAGTcgcccccagggctgcagggccaAGAGATTGCAGCTCTGGATTCCCAGAACCTGGGCTGCCAGATGAAGCAGCGGTTTCCTCGTGcgctcagcacagcacagcagatcACAGTGACCCAGAATAACA ccaccacACCACCTGCcgggaagggaggaagaagcTGGCCATACTTGGTGGGCTTCCTGGTGACAGCAATTGGCATCTCCATCCTGATTGCATTGGCTGCCAAGTGCAAGCTCGTTCACAAGAACTTCACCAGCTACCACCACCGACCACTACCCGAAATCAGCTCCATTGGAGGCAGCCCCATGgaggacagcagcagctgggacaggggctcCTGCGGGAGCCAGTCCATGCCTGATGCTGCTGACCTGCAAgctgaggatgatgatgatggcttCATTGAGGACAACTATATCCAGCCcagtgagcagctgccagagaaaCAGGAGCGGGAGTTGCGTCTCTCCATCTGA